The genomic DNA GCGCTGCCAGTAGTAGTCCCGCGAATATCGGAGCCAGCCAGGCGGCGAACAGCGGGCTCGCGACGACCGTGATGCCCATCCAGAGCAGCCCGGTGGCGGTGATCCACGCCGTCGGCCGCCAGACCTCTGCCCAGGAGATGCTTCTGCCCGCACGAGCCTGCGTTCCCCAGTCAACGCCCCGACCAGCTACGATCCCGATAACGAAGTTCGTGTGGTACATCATGAGAACAGGCGCGACCAAGATCGAAAATGCGGTCTCGAGGATCGCACTCGCTACGAGAGCCGGCCCGCCACCGAACTCTGAACGCCGGTGCACCAGCGCATTGAGCAATCCAAGAAGCTTCGGCAGGAACAGCAGAATCGCCGTGAAACCCAGTAGCGGCATCAGCGACGAAGTGAAGCCTGATACAAAGACGCCCGTAATGAGGCCTTGCGCCGGGAAGAGCGGGGCTGCGCTCAACGACGGGACGACCACATATGCCGTACTAGCAACAAGAAGGAGAAGCCAGAATACCGAGGCGAGGTAGCCCATCGCGCCCTGCACAAAGTGGAGTCGGCTAAGCGGGTGAAGACCGGGTTCGCGGAGAAGGCGGAGATGCTGAAGGCTGCCCTGGGCCCAACGGCGGTCTCGCTTTGCAAAGTCCAGTATGTTCGTGGGGATCTCTTCGTAACTGCCCCCAATCGCCGATGCCAGATAGACGTGCCACCCCGCCCGCCTCAGAAGCGCCGCCTCGACGAAGTCGTGACTCAGAATCCTACCGCCCAGCGGTGGCGTGCCCGGCAACACCGGCAATTGGGCGTGACGGACAAACGGTTCCACACGAAGGATGGCGTTGTGGCCCCAGTAGTTGGCGGAACCCCCTTGCCAGAACGCCTGCCCGGTTGCCAGCATCGGGCTATACAGTGCCGCACCGAACTGGACGAATCGACCGAAGAGGGTATCCTGACGCGCAGGAATCGGGACCGTCTGGATTAATCCTGCCTGCGGATTTGCTTGCATCGCGTAAACCAGCGAAACGAGGGTGTCGCCGCTCATCACGCTGTCGGCATCGAGAACAACCATGAAGTCGTAGTCATACCCCCACGTCTCGCAAAAATCGGCGATGTTGCCTGCCTTGCGACCGGTGTTCAAGGGACGCCTTCGGTAGTGCAGCCGCCCGGGCCTGGGAGATCGGGCCCGCAATCGGCTCCATGCCTCCTCCTCGACTCGCGCTAGATGGGCATCCGTGGTGTCACTGAGGAGGTAGACGTCGAAGTGACCCGCCTGACCCGTAGCCTCAAGGGAGCGAACCACGGCGCCGAGCCCCGCGATGAGTCGCTCAGGGTCTTCGTTGTGTGCAGGCATAACCAAGGCTGTCCGACTCACAACAGCGGCTGCGCCTGTATCTCGCAGCCCTGACAGTCCCAGAGACACAGGGTCTCGGCCAGCGAGATTCAGCGCGAAGCCAGTCGTAGCGTTCCAGAAAGAGAGCGATATCCATCCAAACGTGGGCACGAAGAGGCTCAGGATGACGACCTCAAGAGCGGTCAGGCCCTCTGCTCGAACGATATGGAGCATCATCGCGGTTCCGAGGACCGTGGTGCCGACGACTGCTCCGAAGAAGACGCTCCTTCGCAAGCGGAGAAACGGTAAGCGGAAAGGTGACTGGGCAGGTGTCACCGCGTCACCTGCGAGCAGTGATCGCATTAACTAGGTCACTGAAACCCCACGAAACCACGGGGTAGATCCCGCACCAGTACAGGCACCTGCGGAAGGCCGTCAGTGCGAATAACGCGGCCCGGACCAAGCCTGTTGAGGAGGCCTGAGGTGTGGCTTCGAACTGCATATCTGTATCACCTTTGTCTAAGAATTGTAGTTTAAATACGCATAATACCTGCCGCGTGTCCAGCTTTTCTAGATATTGTTGGACAAATCCTTCCTTCCGTGTACTACGAATGGATACCCCACTGCTATATCGGCTAACTGACGGAATCTTGATTGCCGCGGAACCACTGTGGCCGGGACTCTTCGCGGGCCATCTGTTTCGCTCACAGGTCGGGCACCGCATGGGCTTCAAATTATCGATCGCTCCAGCTCTCGTTTTCTAAGCAATCTAATTGGTGGAAATCCTCGGTCCTTGCGGATACCAGACGTAGCTCCAGCTCTCACTCACTCGTGCTTTGTCTCGAACGAGATGGAGTCGCATGTCGGCAGGCTCACTTCCCGCAGGGGAGAGACGAAACGAGACGCGCCACCCGGCATCATCGGGAAGTGGGGCCATGCGTACGTCCGAAATTTCGCCTGCGGAAATCTCAATGACGGCCTCGACCACAGCAGACTCGACTCCCATTGTCCGATCCCCAACCCGGCCACCCAAAGAGAAATCAACAACCACGCGTCGTTGACTGACGGGGGGTGGGGCAGCGGCACCTGGGAGCGCATCCCACCCAATCCGTGTCCGTTGAACTTGGGCCAGCGTCTGATGGTCGAGCCGGTCATCAAAAGTCACGAGTCGGTATTCATAATAACGCTCGTCCCCCGCCCGGAACGGCCGATCAGGCACCCAGGACACTGCGACGTTATCGCTGAACTCCGAGTCGGTCGGGGCCTCGAGCAGCTCTACGCCACCGACACCCCAGTCCCCCCCTACCCGCTCGACCCACTGACTCGGGCGCCTATGGTAGGACGTTTCCAGGTCGAGGTACTGGCCAAAATTGCGAGCGCGCTGAGCCAGCCCGAAGCCTTGTGGCTCTCCGTCGCGCAGAGCCGTGACCCGAACGTCTTGCCGGTTCGCCAACGGCCTCCAGATCCACTCTCCGACCCTGGTAAGCATCATGAGGCCATCGGAATCGTGCACCTCCGGACGGAAATCGTCGTAATTCCAAGCTTCGTTAGGTCCGTAGAGAAACATGCTGCTGAGCGGCGCGACGCCCAGCTTGTTCACATCATGCCGTGCGAACAACCGAGCACTCACATGTAGTACCGTTTCCGGGCCAGGCTCCAGTTCGAACCGATAGGCCCCCGTAACTGATGGGCTATCGAGGAGGGCATAGAAGACGAGGGTCCGGTCGCCCGCGCTCGGCTCAACCAGCCAGAATTCGATGAAGTCTGGGAACTCTTCTCCGGCGTACTCACCGATATCGATCGCGAGTCCTCGCGAGGACAGGCCATGCACGTGCCCCGGTCCGAGGAGTCTGAAATATGACGCCCCCTGAAAGACGACGATCTCGTCGGCCACCTCCGGACGATTCAGCGGGTAGTGAACCCGGAAGCCGGAGTAGCCAAGAGCCGCTCGATCTTCTTGATTCGCCTGAGCGGACCGCCCCTCGAAAGAGAACAGCGTTGGATCGAACGGCATCTCCAGGACCTGTTCCGAGCCGACGACATGGAGTTGAACCGCCTCCGAGAAGAGTCCACCCCTTGGGAGAAGCTGGACTTCGAACGGGGATGCGTCCCTCCACAGGGCAGCCGCCGGCCGATAGCGGATCGACCGATAGTCACTGTAGTCCAGGTTCGCCAGCGAGGCGGGCAACTGCGTGTCACGCCCGGAATACTCTCGTGCGGCCAAAACGCGTGCCTTCGCCCTGACGTGCTGGGCGATCGTCGCGGGGGTCGCGGGCTCCAGCGCGAGGTCCACCACCTGCCCCATCGGGTTGGCCTCCCGCCTGTCCGAAGGTAGTGTGGACTCCTCCTCCGAGACGCCGCACCCGAAGGCAGGCAGCAGGAGCAACGCCAGCAAAGCGAACGAGCGGGATACTTCCGGAGCAGACATGCGACACCAATGGCTACGACAGGGCAGATGAGCGCGGCGAGTGGCGCCCAGATCGCGGGTGCCAACAGCGAACGGCTCTTCGCGAAGATTATGAGGCTGTGTGCGGCCATGACCCTTGTCAACGTGGCGCTCCTCGCTCCGTGGTGGGTTTTGAGTGGAGGCTTCTCCCCTCCGTGGCTCGCACTGGAGGCGGTGGCGATCGTCGCCCTCTTTGCCAGCTTTCCACCCAGGCCTTGGGTCCGATACGTCGCACTGGCGGTTTCGGTGACGATCATGGCGGCCACAATCGTTGGCTTCGGCGAGGCAGCACTCCGGTTGAGCCTGGGCCGTTCCCTGAATCTCTATATTGATATCTGGCTGCTGAGCTCAGTCCGGCATCTTCTCTGGGGCTCGCTAGGGCCCTTGCTCGCGGTGGCGGTCATGGTGCTGGTGTCCCTGGGGCTACTCGTGGTCACAGCGGCCGTAGCCTGGCTGCTGACGTCCCTTCGCATCGACCACCGCGTCCTGTCCGGCCGATTGAGTGCTCTCGGGCTGATCACATTTCTGGCCCTAGGTACCATCGCGGAACGCTCCCCGATGCTTGGGCCCGTTTTGGACGTGCCCACTTTTCGACTCGTGCGGGTGCAGGCGTCCAGCCTAGCGGATATCGCAAATCAGAAGGAATGGTTTGCGGAGGCATTGGCCAAATTCCCGGAGAGCTATGCGAATCAGCCCGGACTCATGTCCGGTCTGGAAGGCCGCGATGTGGTCATCGGCTTCCTTGAGTCGTATGGCGTCGTCGCCCTTTATGACGAGCGATACTCGCCGGTCCTCGGGCCGCGCCTGGACGATCTGGAAGCCCGCGTTGAAGCTGCAGGGCTGCACCTGGCATCTGGAAAACTGGTCGCACCCAGCCAGGGCGGTCAGTCGTGGTTCGCCCACGGTTCCGTCTTGAGTGGGATCTGGCTGGATAATCAGATCCGCTACGATATGATGCTCTCCGGGGGCCGAGAGACGCTGATCGATGACTTTCAGCGTGCCGGATATCGGACGGTAGCGGTGATGCCCGCGATCACCGCAGCCTGGCCAGAAGGCGGTCGATTCGGCTACGACGAGATATTTACCCGCGACCAGATCGACTATGCAGGGCCGGCTTTGAATTGGGTCACGATGCCGGACCAGTTCACATGGTCCTTCCTTGAGAACACCGTCCGAGCCTCGAGTGATCAGCCTTTGTTCGTGGAGCTCGGGCTCATCAGCAGTCATGCGCCCTGGACTCCCATTCTTCCCGTCCTCGACGACTGGGAAGGAATCGGTGATGGATCACGCTTTCAGGAGTTCAGCCAGATCGGAGAACGTCCGGAGGAGCTATGGCGGGACACGGACCGCGTCCGTGAGCACTATGCGCTTTCCGTCGACTACGCAGTTCATACGATGGCCGCGTATGCAGAGCGCTACGTCGACGACCGGACACTCCTGATCGTGCTGGGCGACCACCAACCGGCACCGCTCATCACGGGGGACGGCGCGAGTTGGGAAGTACCCGTTCACGTCATCAGCGGTGACCGCTCTCTCGTAGACCCGTTCCTTGAGTGGGGCTTCGTCGAGGGCGCCTGGCCGGATACAGATCCTGGGCGGGAGACTCTGGGTGTAGACTACTTTCGTGATTGGTTCATCCGTGCCTACAGCGGTTCATGAGCCAGTCGTTGGCAGCGCGTGGGTCTGAGTGGTGCGGTCTCGCCCGCTCCTTCTTCGTGTACTGGCGGCCCGGTCGCCAACCCGGGCTGCGGCGTCTGTATCGTCAATTCGTGAGCAAGGGCGACGTCGTCTTTGATGTGGGAGCACATCTGGGCGACCGATCCGTGGCGTTCGCATCGCTCGGTGCCACCGTGATCGCTCTGGAGCCCCAACCTCAGGTTGCTCGATGGTTAAAGCACCTCGTCCGTCGAAACGAATGTATCCTAGTGAGAACAGAAGCAGTGGGAGCATCGGCCGGGACGGCACGACTCGCGATCAGCCGTAGGGCGCCAACCGTCTCATCGCTGTCTGCGCCGTGGCGCGACGCCATGAGGGAATCTCACCCTGGCTTCAGTGGCGTCCGGTGGGAGGATTCGGTTGACGTCCCTGTCGTGACCCTTGATGACCTCATCGAGACGTACGGTCTCCCTAGCTTCTGTAAGATCGACGTAGAGGGCTTCGAGGCCGAGGTTCTCACCGGCTTGAGTCTCGCGCTGCCAGCTCTCTCCGTTGAGTTCGTCGCGGGGCAACTCCCTGTAGCAGAGGCCTGCGTTCGTCGCGTTTGCGAGCTTGGGAGCTATCGTTTCAATGTGATCCTCGGTGAGGGACGCCATTTCTCATTCGACCCATGGGAGAACGAGGAGACGATCATCGCATGGTTGAGAGATGGCGCCGATGGCGCGTCGTCCGGCGACCTTTACGCACAGTTGCAGTTGGACCACCGAGAACCACTAGATGACTGATCGAAACGTGCGCTATTGGCACACCATGACCGCGAGCGAAGCGGCAGAGATTCACGAGCAAGATCCGGTCGTAGTCCTGCCACTGGCTGCGATCGAGCAGCACGGACCCCACCTTCCGCTGTCCACAGATCTGGACATCGGGCTCGGCTTGATCGCACGCGCGTTCGAACACCTGCCTGCCGACGAGCACGCCTTTGTCCTTCCACCTCTCGCGGTCGGGACGAGCCATGAGCATACGTCTTTCCCGGGTACGCTGAGTCTTCCGCCGGATCAGCTCGTCGACTTCATTCGCAGCCTCGGTGAGAGCCTCGCAGGAGCCGGTGTTAGGAGGCTGGTGCTGGCGAACAGCCATGGCGGCAATCGATTCGCGATGGACGCGGCAGGCCTAGCTCTCAGGGGCGAGCATGGGATGCTCGTGGTCAAGGCGAGCTATTTCCGATTCGCACGACCGGACGGCACCGACCTTCCGGACACAGAGTGGCGACACGGCCTGCACGGGGGGGCCGTCGAGACTGCGATGATGCTCGACCTACGGCCCGACCTTGTTCGGACCGCCCAGATCGCGCGATTCCCGTCTCTAGGAGAGGAACTCGAAGGCACCCTCAAGCGTCTCAGACCAGAAGGCGAGGCATCGTTCTCCTGGTTGGCGGGCGACCTCAATCGGCACGGAGTGACAGGCGATGCTACGCTCGGATCCGCCGCGCTTGGGGAGCGGCTGGTAGCACACTACGGGAAAGCCCTCGCGGAAGTCATTCTCGACACCAAGACTTTTCCCATGGACAGGTTTGGTGAGGCAGACGGCCCCTCGTGAGCGAGGCCTTCGACGAGGCAGCGGCCTGGGCCTACGTGCTGGAGGCGAGGAGACGCGCGCCAGATGAAGTTGAGCATCCGACTGCCTCGGAAGGCGGGACAGACGAGGCTCTGGACATACTGGAGATCTACCTTCCCCTGCTGACACAACCCGATCTGGTCCTGGGCCAACTCGGTCAAAGCCTGGATGGCAGAATCGCAACGGAAAGCGGAGCGTCGCACTTCGTAACAGGCCCCCAGGATCTCAAGCGCCTCCATCGGCTCCGGGCACTGGTCGACGCCGTTGTGGTGGGAGCCAACACGGTGGACGAGGATAACCCTCAGTTGACCGTCAGGCGCGTCGAAGGAGACAATCCGGTGCGTGTCGTGTTGGATCCGAACCGTCGCCTCAACCCGAGCAGGGGCGTCTTCAACGACAACGGTGCCCGTACGATCGTGGTGCACCAAGGCCTGACACACACGGTGACGGATGACGAAATCGTCGTGCCCGCAGGAGTCGACGCCGGGCTGGATCTCACGGTGTTACTCGCAGCGCTTCGCGCTCAGGGGCTTCGGCGACTCCTCGTCGAGGGCGGCGGCGTGACGGTGTCACGCTTCCTGGCGGCCGGCTTGCTCGACCGCTTGCACATCACCGTCGCCCCTATGTTGATCGGCTCCGGACGACCATCACTCACCCTCAGTCCGATCGCGAACCTGGACAAGGCTCTTCGCCCGGCGTTCCGGCATTTCCGGCTTGGGTCGGACGTCCTGTTCGACCTCGACCTTCGAACAGAGCCTGAATAAGAACGGCCGCACCGGGTAGGCTCGAGAGCAGCACAAGCAGTCCGTACGCGACCGAGATCGACACTCCGTCCTCCGGGCTCAACCCTGAGGCTCCCCAAAGTGCAGCCGCCGCACCCTCTCGGAGTCCCCAGCCCGCGACAGAGATCGGCACAAGCATCGTCATCAGCACGGGGGGGACGAGGGGCAGGAAACGAAGGAGCTCCGTCTCTACCCCGACCGCACGAGCAGCGACCAGATAAAGACCCACGTACGAGGCTACCGTGAGCAGAGCGGTTCCGACCTGAATCGGTAGCGCCTCCGGCGCGAGGACAGCCCTGTGCGTGTCCGCCCAGATGCGGCCCACGAACGGCCTCGGCTCGGCCCTTCTGATCATTGTGACGACAACCACAGCGGCTATACCGACCGTCCCCAGGACGGCCATCACTCTACCCAGCGCAGGCCCGAGCGGCAGCATCAGCACCGCCCCGGCCGCAAAAATCGTCATGATCACCTGCCCAGACATCCGCTCCAACACAACGGCCCGTACGGAAGGCCCGGTGGGTGCTTCGGTGCGAGCGTGTCGCCAGGCTCGAGATACATCTCCAGTAACCCCTCCCGGGAGGAGCTGGTTGAGAAAGATGCCGAGATAGTACTCCCGTACGGCGATACCCATCGGCAGGTCGATGTCCAGCCTTGCCGCCGTGAACCGCCACCGCCATCCGAGCATGACCACCTGGAGGACGGAGAGGCCCAGTCCAAGGGCCACCCACCCAAGGCTGAATCCTGAAAGGCGTTCGACGACCGCATCAAGGTCGAGCGTTCGTGCCACCACCGCGAGCACACTCGCGCTTACACCGAACCGAGCTAGCAGCCAGGGCCACTTTGGTTGAGAGGGAGAGCTCAACGTCGACCTGTAGGCGCCCCCGCCGGCAACACCAGCACGTCGACATGTCCGACCGTAAGCTGAAGCGTGGGACTCTGAAGATCCGCGGCTCGCAGCTCGCTCCAGGCACGAATCGCGTCGCTCTGGTCAGGTCGCTCATCGAGCGCGGCGTCGCGCCAGCCTTCGAGCAGCGCCCGTGCGAGAACCTTGTCACCGTGGGTGAGACGCCACGGCGAGGCAGACGTGAAGGTCTTGTACCCACGACGACAAAACGCCTCCAAGGTGTAGGTACCTGCGGTGGGGCCCAGCGCTCGACCCATGCCCTTGTCTCGCCGTTGGTGTGTGTTGATGGCAGTGAGAATCTGTTCATCGAAAGCGTCGACGTCCGGGCCCCAGGTGACCCTCCCGTCGTAGGTGAGCGCGAAAAGAGCCGCACATCTGGCTGAGGCACAGGCCTCGGCCAACGCGTCGACACTCTCTTCCGATGCCAGGTCTAGCAGCGCTGATGCAGTTACCAGATCGGCGCTCTGCACCTCGGTGATCCCCTCGTTCATGAGGTCACCTGCCACGGCGGTAACACGGACGCCACCGGAGGCTTTGGCCGGTTCAGCCATCGCCCGCTCAAGCAATGCCTGATCGTGGTCCAGCAGAGTCCAATCCTGTGGACCCGGCAGCCGACCGGACAGATATCGAAAATTCGACCCGGTCCCGCTCCCCAGATCCAGAACCTTCGTCGCCCCTCGCGCGGCCCACCAGAGGGAGAGTCGTTCGGCAAGGTCACTCGGTCGGGACCGATGGTCGACAGGCTCACGAAGCGTCAACCATCCCGCGTCAAAAGTCTCCACGCTCATCGCGTAAGCCCATCCACGGCCAAGGCGAATGCAGTTGCGGAATCTTCCCAGGACGGGAGAGTCGCTGCGTGGCTTCGGGCCGCAGCCGCCATGCTCTCGCGGCGAGTGGACAGACCACCGAGCAGAGAGCGCAGGGCTGCTGCGAACGCAGGCGCATCACCCGGACTGACTAGGATTCCTGCCTCGGCAGGCACGGTGAACGGAATGGCTCCGCCGGTCGTGCTCACGACAGGCAGGCCGCGTGCCAAGGCCTCGGTGAATGCCATTCCGTAGCCTTCATAACGGGAGGGCAGGACAAACATCGAGCTCGTATCGTAGAGTCTGCTGAGTACCTCTTCATCGACCTCGCCCAAGAAACAGATCCGATTGGCCAGACCCGCTGCCGTGACCTGATCCCGCACCGCACGTGTGTGCTCCAGGTCACGGTCCAGGCTACCCGCACACACACAGGTCCAGTCCAAGTCGCGCACGAAATCAAGCGCGGCAACGAGGGTGTCATGTCCCTTCCTTTGCGTCAGCGTTCCGACGCAGATCAGTTGAGGCGGAGCACCCTCGCCGGGACCGGTGGCCCACGCGGCAGGCGCCGTCCCAGGAGGCACAGCTCGGATTCGACGTTCAGGCACACCGTATCCCGCGAGTCGATGGGCCGTAAATGGGCTCGTGACAACGACCCCCGCACAGTGTTTCAGTGCCTCTCGCTCCGAGTCCCTGAACTTCTCTTCGTCGCTCGGCGAGAGGCCCGTTTCGTCCGCCAACGGATGGTGGACAAGCGACACGATTCTCAGGCGCTCACCGTGGTCGCGAATCGGGTCCGGCAAGCCGCCCATCGCGAGTCCATCGATCACCACCCGGGAGCCGTCCGGCAAAGCCGCAAGCGATTTCTCCATCGACACCCGTGCCCGAGCATCGGCGCGGGGGAACGCGCCCTCCAGGCTGATGACGTCGACGGTCCAACCGAGCCGCCGAAGACCCTCGACCATGTGGGCGTCATACAGATATCCCCCCGTCCGCTGATCGAGTGGGCCGGGAACAATCAAGTGCAGGCGAGGGCTCACAGAGCCCCTTCGTAACTTCCCCACGCCACGTGTGACTCATTAAGCTTCACACAGATCGACGTGACCCCCGTTGCACCCTCGCCAAGATCCCCGGCCCTCGCCGAGGCGGCGAGTCGTTCGAAGATCACTCGGGCCAGAAACTCTGTCGTGGTGTTCTTCCCTGCGAAATCCGGGTCATCGTCGAGATTACGGTAGTTCAACGCGCCCAGAACCTCCCGCAATTTGTCACCGGCGAGTGCGATGTCCACCACCAGACCGTCCGCGTCCAATTCAGCGCGCCGAAAGGTCGCATCAACGACATAGGTCGCACCGTGCAACTTCTGAGCCGGACCGAATGCCTCTCCAGTGAAGCTGTGGGCAATCATGAAATGTTCTCGGACGTTCAGGCTATACATTTTCAGGCTCTCTACGGTTGAGACGGGTATCGAATGAGATGGCACAACGCCCCGCCAGTGGCACGGCTCAGCCTGTCCATCACCTCAGGAAGGTCCTCGAAGTCGTTTTCGTCGGGAATGAGCGCGTCGAGGCGCGCATCCTCGAGCAACGACAACGCAACGGACATCCGCCGGGCGTGACTCCATCGTGGGGTCCGGTGTGAAGGGATCGCCCCGACCTGACTGCTTTTTAGTGTCAGTCGGCGAGAGTGGAACGCCTCACCGAGCGGCAAAGATACGGCCTTAGTCCCGTACCAACTGACTTCGAGAATCATTGCCTCTTTTCCCGCCGCCGTGAGGGCGGTGCGTAGGCCCGCCGGCTGGCCGCTGGCATGGAAGACCAAGTCCGCGTCGTCCGCCTCAGAGACCTGGTCTGCGAACGGTACGCCTAAGGTCGCCGCGACGGCAGCCCTGGTCGGATCGACGTCGACCAGGAGCACCTCGGCACCGGGGAGCGAATTGCACAGCCACGCCACCAACAGCCCAACGACCCCGGCTCCGATGACGACGATCCGATCTCCGGGCCCCGCCTGAGAGTCCCAAACCGCATTAAGTGCCGTCTCGACGTTCGCGGCCAGCACGGCCCGGGAAGGCGGAATCGCACTTGGTAAAGGCGTTACCGACTCGGCGGGCACGCAGTAGAGGTCCTGATGCGGATAGAGACAGAATACTGTCTGTCCCACAAGCGACGCAGGTCCCTCGAGGACTTCTCCAACGCTGGAGTAGCCATATTTGAGAGGGCCTGAGAAGTCGCCCTCCTGGAAGGGTGCACGCATCACTTCATGCTGCGAGTCCGGCACCTCACCCCGATAGACGAGTGTCTCCGTGCCGCGGCTGATCCCGGAGTAGAGCGTGCGGACCAAGACCTCTCCCTCTTGCCTGAGAGGGAGGTTCGCCGCCACGATCTCGCCGTGCCTGGGTGACTGAACCCAAAACTGTCGGGCTCGCTCGGTATTCAATTCACTCTACTCCAGGGTTTCAGGTCAGCTATGACGTCAGCTAGGTCCGGTCCCGCCTCGATACAATCCAGATCGCGTCTTGGCGCTGCGCGCGATCTGGCGTTCGGAGTGCCGGTGGTGCTGGGAATGACTGCGGCAACGTGGTGGCTCCTCGGGTTGGCGGCCAGTTTCGTATGGGTCGCCGGAGGCCTGTACCTCAGCATGTCCCTCTTGATCCTTTCACAGGTCCGAGAGGAACTGCCGGGCCCCGGCTTGGGACCAGCGAACCGGGTAACCGTCGGCCGAGCGGTCCTCGCAATTCCGGTGCTCGCACTTTCATTGTTCCCTGGCCCACTCACCCCGATTGGCGCCTGGTGGGTCATCGTTGTGTCCACTGTAGTCCTGATTCTCGATGGAGTGGACGGCCGGGTCGCCCGGCGCACGGGCAGTGAATCTGCTTTCGGGGCACGGTTCGACATGGAGTTGGACGCCGCGCTTATCATGGCCCTCTCCCTACTCGTATGGAGCAGCGGCCGTGCGGGAGCATGGGTGCTGCTGATTGGACTGATCCGCTACCTCTTCGTCATGGCGAGTTGGGTGGTGCCGTCCCTGTCTCGTGAGATGCCGAAGAGTCGTCGAAGACAGACGGTGTGTGTCGTGCAGGGCATCGCGCTACTGGTCGCTCTCGGTCCGCTCATTCCAGTGCCGATCGCCCTGCTTGTAGTCGCGGTCAGTCTAGGGTTGCTGCTCTACTCATTCGCTGTCGACGTCCGGTGGCTCCTGACCAACTAGCCGTCGGATTACACAGACTATCATCGGTTCGTCCCCCATGGGGGTATATTACGATTAAATCGTGCGGCTCCGTTCGGGAGGGCGCGACTCAATCGCTAAGGAGGAACAATGGCGCGACGCACCAACTACGGTTTCGAGAAGAAGCAGCGCGAGCTCAAGAAA from Longimicrobiales bacterium includes the following:
- a CDS encoding RibD family protein is translated as MSEAFDEAAAWAYVLEARRRAPDEVEHPTASEGGTDEALDILEIYLPLLTQPDLVLGQLGQSLDGRIATESGASHFVTGPQDLKRLHRLRALVDAVVVGANTVDEDNPQLTVRRVEGDNPVRVVLDPNRRLNPSRGVFNDNGARTIVVHQGLTHTVTDDEIVVPAGVDAGLDLTVLLAALRAQGLRRLLVEGGGVTVSRFLAAGLLDRLHITVAPMLIGSGRPSLTLSPIANLDKALRPAFRHFRLGSDVLFDLDLRTEPE
- a CDS encoding lysylphosphatidylglycerol synthase transmembrane domain-containing protein; amino-acid sequence: MSSPSQPKWPWLLARFGVSASVLAVVARTLDLDAVVERLSGFSLGWVALGLGLSVLQVVMLGWRWRFTAARLDIDLPMGIAVREYYLGIFLNQLLPGGVTGDVSRAWRHARTEAPTGPSVRAVVLERMSGQVIMTIFAAGAVLMLPLGPALGRVMAVLGTVGIAAVVVVTMIRRAEPRPFVGRIWADTHRAVLAPEALPIQVGTALLTVASYVGLYLVAARAVGVETELLRFLPLVPPVLMTMLVPISVAGWGLREGAAAALWGASGLSPEDGVSISVAYGLLVLLSSLPGAAVLIQALFEGRGRTGRPTQAGNAGTPGEEPCPGSRSD
- a CDS encoding class I SAM-dependent methyltransferase, which encodes MSVETFDAGWLTLREPVDHRSRPSDLAERLSLWWAARGATKVLDLGSGTGSNFRYLSGRLPGPQDWTLLDHDQALLERAMAEPAKASGGVRVTAVAGDLMNEGITEVQSADLVTASALLDLASEESVDALAEACASARCAALFALTYDGRVTWGPDVDAFDEQILTAINTHQRRDKGMGRALGPTAGTYTLEAFCRRGYKTFTSASPWRLTHGDKVLARALLEGWRDAALDERPDQSDAIRAWSELRAADLQSPTLQLTVGHVDVLVLPAGAPTGRR
- a CDS encoding glycosyltransferase family 4 protein, which gives rise to MSPRLHLIVPGPLDQRTGGYLYDAHMVEGLRRLGWTVDVISLEGAFPRADARARVSMEKSLAALPDGSRVVIDGLAMGGLPDPIRDHGERLRIVSLVHHPLADETGLSPSDEEKFRDSEREALKHCAGVVVTSPFTAHRLAGYGVPERRIRAVPPGTAPAAWATGPGEGAPPQLICVGTLTQRKGHDTLVAALDFVRDLDWTCVCAGSLDRDLEHTRAVRDQVTAAGLANRICFLGEVDEEVLSRLYDTSSMFVLPSRYEGYGMAFTEALARGLPVVSTTGGAIPFTVPAEAGILVSPGDAPAFAAALRSLLGGLSTRRESMAAAARSHAATLPSWEDSATAFALAVDGLTR
- a CDS encoding 6-carboxytetrahydropterin synthase: MYSLNVREHFMIAHSFTGEAFGPAQKLHGATYVVDATFRRAELDADGLVVDIALAGDKLREVLGALNYRNLDDDPDFAGKNTTTEFLARVIFERLAASARAGDLGEGATGVTSICVKLNESHVAWGSYEGAL
- a CDS encoding zinc-binding alcohol dehydrogenase — protein: MNTERARQFWVQSPRHGEIVAANLPLRQEGEVLVRTLYSGISRGTETLVYRGEVPDSQHEVMRAPFQEGDFSGPLKYGYSSVGEVLEGPASLVGQTVFCLYPHQDLYCVPAESVTPLPSAIPPSRAVLAANVETALNAVWDSQAGPGDRIVVIGAGVVGLLVAWLCNSLPGAEVLLVDVDPTRAAVAATLGVPFADQVSEADDADLVFHASGQPAGLRTALTAAGKEAMILEVSWYGTKAVSLPLGEAFHSRRLTLKSSQVGAIPSHRTPRWSHARRMSVALSLLEDARLDALIPDENDFEDLPEVMDRLSRATGGALCHLIRYPSQP
- a CDS encoding CDP-alcohol phosphatidyltransferase family protein is translated as MTAATWWLLGLAASFVWVAGGLYLSMSLLILSQVREELPGPGLGPANRVTVGRAVLAIPVLALSLFPGPLTPIGAWWVIVVSTVVLILDGVDGRVARRTGSESAFGARFDMELDAALIMALSLLVWSSGRAGAWVLLIGLIRYLFVMASWVVPSLSREMPKSRRRQTVCVVQGIALLVALGPLIPVPIALLVVAVSLGLLLYSFAVDVRWLLTN